A genomic segment from Saprospiraceae bacterium encodes:
- a CDS encoding glycosyl hydrolase — MKNRQLLIHCLYGSLLCFAFLACDNKPTVAPSWPDSTYVNKPWTRWWWQGSNVTKEGITAELEALQQANFGGVEITPIYGVIGEEDAFIDYLSPEWVALLEYTLQEAARLGLGVDMATGTGWPFGGPWVGEAEACKYVVHKTYHLTTGQQLGEPIQFVQEPFVRAVSNQVLQLYRINQEKKEPLAEAWRDPSLLGDKMGLAIQDLVEPVSANKDLQALALDQVRFEKKLPLQTLMAYAATGEAMDLTDKVAADGRLDWTAPTGDWTLYALFQGWHGKMVERAAPGGEGNVIDHFSTAAIKQYLTRFDQALEGKDMSRLRAFFNDSYEVDDARGVADWTPRLLEAFQQKRGYDLRQHLPALFEESDMEQHKRVLSDYRETISDLILETFTKTWGEWARTKGAIVRNQAHGSPANILDLYAACEIPETEGTEIIRAKFASSAAHVAGRALASAEAATWLDEHFTANLSTIKENVDRYLIAGVNHIFYHGTCYSPPAEPWPGRLFYAAIHANSRNTLWPAFPTLNQYIERTQSFLQAGKPDNDILLYFPMYDRFATPGRELIEHFDGWGPNLEGTAVKANADFLQEKGYAFDFISDRQIQQLQIKAGRLETGGTTYQTIVVPETTYIPLETMQKLVELTKAGATVIFHRSVPKGVPGWHNLDAKESEFETLLADAGLLKAAPLVGLGEGRFLVGNELDQLLLQANIARATFVDQGLSYTRRKYEDGQYYFLTNWSDKTVDDWITLPATTAESLIIFDPMTGQSGSAQTRKTSDGKWQVYLQLVKGQSMILQTASQGKSSKIWPYWQPESSSVKLDKNWSIEFIAGGPVLAPKQALEDLGSWTDLKLTEAGSFSGTGRYSITFSKPEATGVAWLLDLGEVHETALVRLNGQELGTLIGPVYQMRIDQSLIQETNVLEVEVSNLMANRIADMDQKDVFWKKFYNVNFPPRLSENRGKNGLFDATNWAPRPSGLLGPVSLTIMAKKVF, encoded by the coding sequence ATGAAAAACCGACAACTTTTGATCCATTGTCTTTATGGCAGCCTCCTTTGCTTTGCTTTCTTGGCCTGCGATAACAAGCCTACCGTTGCACCATCCTGGCCAGACAGCACCTATGTCAACAAGCCCTGGACCCGATGGTGGTGGCAGGGAAGTAATGTCACTAAAGAAGGTATCACTGCCGAATTGGAAGCCTTGCAGCAAGCCAACTTTGGGGGGGTGGAAATTACGCCCATCTATGGCGTTATCGGGGAAGAAGATGCTTTTATTGATTACTTATCGCCGGAATGGGTAGCCTTGCTGGAATATACTTTACAGGAAGCTGCCAGATTGGGCTTGGGTGTGGATATGGCTACCGGAACGGGCTGGCCATTTGGCGGACCCTGGGTAGGGGAGGCGGAGGCTTGTAAATATGTTGTCCATAAAACCTATCACTTAACGACAGGCCAACAGTTGGGCGAACCGATCCAGTTCGTTCAGGAACCCTTCGTTCGGGCAGTAAGCAATCAGGTCTTACAATTGTATCGTATTAACCAGGAAAAGAAGGAACCCCTCGCCGAGGCTTGGCGCGATCCGAGTCTGTTGGGCGACAAAATGGGTTTGGCCATCCAGGATTTGGTGGAACCCGTGTCGGCTAATAAGGACCTTCAGGCACTAGCCCTGGATCAGGTCCGTTTCGAGAAAAAATTGCCGCTCCAAACCTTGATGGCTTATGCTGCCACGGGAGAAGCTATGGACCTGACCGACAAAGTGGCTGCTGATGGTCGCCTGGATTGGACGGCCCCAACTGGCGACTGGACCTTGTACGCCTTGTTCCAGGGCTGGCATGGTAAAATGGTGGAACGCGCCGCGCCAGGTGGCGAAGGTAATGTGATTGACCACTTTTCCACAGCTGCTATTAAACAGTATTTGACTCGGTTTGATCAGGCCCTGGAGGGGAAGGATATGAGCCGCCTCAGGGCCTTTTTCAACGACAGCTATGAAGTAGATGATGCGCGTGGCGTGGCGGATTGGACACCCCGGCTACTCGAAGCATTCCAGCAAAAAAGAGGCTATGACCTTCGGCAACACTTGCCTGCATTATTTGAGGAAAGCGACATGGAACAGCATAAAAGGGTATTATCGGATTATCGGGAAACTATTTCGGATTTGATCCTGGAAACCTTTACCAAAACCTGGGGCGAATGGGCTCGTACCAAAGGGGCTATCGTCAGGAACCAGGCCCACGGCTCCCCTGCTAATATCCTTGATCTATATGCAGCTTGCGAAATACCAGAGACCGAAGGGACGGAGATCATCCGCGCTAAATTTGCCTCCTCCGCTGCTCACGTGGCAGGCCGAGCCCTGGCTTCCGCTGAAGCTGCTACTTGGTTGGATGAGCACTTCACTGCCAATTTATCGACAATAAAAGAAAATGTAGATCGCTATTTGATTGCAGGGGTAAACCATATCTTTTACCATGGCACCTGCTATTCTCCTCCTGCTGAACCGTGGCCTGGTAGACTTTTTTATGCAGCTATTCATGCCAATTCAAGAAATACTTTATGGCCAGCTTTCCCAACCTTAAATCAATACATTGAAAGAACCCAGTCTTTTTTACAGGCGGGAAAACCGGATAATGATATCCTTTTGTATTTTCCTATGTATGACCGTTTTGCTACACCAGGCCGGGAATTAATCGAACATTTTGATGGCTGGGGCCCCAACCTGGAAGGCACTGCCGTCAAAGCCAATGCCGACTTCTTGCAGGAAAAGGGTTATGCTTTTGACTTTATTTCAGACCGGCAAATACAACAGTTGCAAATAAAGGCGGGGCGACTGGAAACTGGCGGTACGACCTACCAAACCATTGTGGTGCCCGAAACCACTTACATTCCTTTGGAAACCATGCAGAAATTGGTGGAACTGACCAAAGCTGGGGCAACGGTTATCTTTCATCGATCCGTTCCCAAAGGGGTTCCTGGATGGCATAACCTGGATGCAAAAGAAAGCGAATTTGAAACGCTTTTGGCGGACGCTGGCCTGCTTAAGGCCGCTCCCTTAGTTGGTCTTGGTGAAGGCCGGTTTTTAGTAGGAAACGAGCTAGATCAATTACTCCTGCAAGCTAATATTGCACGCGCTACTTTTGTAGACCAAGGGTTGTCCTATACTCGCAGGAAGTATGAGGATGGACAATATTATTTTTTGACCAATTGGTCGGATAAAACGGTAGATGATTGGATTACCTTGCCTGCTACAACCGCCGAATCTTTGATTATCTTTGATCCGATGACGGGCCAAAGCGGCTCGGCTCAAACCCGAAAGACCTCGGATGGTAAATGGCAAGTGTATCTCCAACTGGTGAAAGGGCAATCTATGATTCTCCAAACCGCAAGCCAAGGTAAGTCGAGTAAGATATGGCCTTATTGGCAACCTGAATCTTCCTCGGTAAAGTTGGATAAAAATTGGAGCATTGAATTCATCGCTGGTGGGCCCGTCTTGGCACCAAAGCAAGCTTTGGAGGACCTTGGCTCCTGGACGGATCTCAAGTTGACGGAGGCAGGCAGTTTTTCGGGAACAGGCAGGTATAGCATTACTTTTTCTAAGCCTGAGGCGACTGGTGTGGCCTGGCTGCTAGATCTCGGCGAAGTTCACGAAACCGCCCTTGTCCGATTGAATGGCCAGGAGCTCGGCACCCTGATCGGTCCCGTTTATCAAATGCGCATCGATCAAAGTTTAATACAGGAAACTAATGTGCTAGAGGTGGAGGTGTCAAATCTTATGGCCAATCGAATTGCCGACATGGATCAAAAAGATGTGTTTTGGAAAAAATTCTATAATGTCAATTTTCCGCCCCGGCTTAGCGAAAACAGAGGCAAGAATGGCCTGTTTGATGCGACCAATTGGGCACCCCGACCTTCGGGGCTATTAGGCCCCGTTAGCTTGACCATAATGGCAAAAAAAGTATTCTAA
- a CDS encoding gliding motility-associated C-terminal domain-containing protein: protein MKVNIFLFFYFTFIFFSPLSGQQFLNGSFEMADIGCRYALSNGGFNSHIDFVKSIGNNALGGGVGLLTEECGIGPAYDGEYYIGLSISSDHRYRDLVSLELSKALVPDQTYTISYYHKTGNRFSEFNTLEIGLSNSDGLNDFGQLVHQHKGTNKNWEKESFQFVAPFAGKFITVKLLIGNGARIHLDHFVLDCPTALELGNDTSYCVVQDIVLKPIGDFDTYLWQDGTTASTYQVSAPGRYLLKAKRDNCVLTDSIFIEEIEYNCQCQFYVPNAFSPNLDGLNDTFLPQTPCALQSYELKIFGKWGQLIYQSANPSVGWDAKNGFDYFPNGTYAYLLKYQFSYEEEPSLKSGSFLLLH, encoded by the coding sequence ATGAAAGTAAACATTTTTCTATTTTTCTATTTTACATTTATTTTTTTCAGTCCCTTAAGCGGGCAACAATTTCTGAATGGGAGTTTTGAGATGGCAGATATAGGCTGTCGTTATGCCTTGTCAAATGGAGGTTTTAATTCCCATATTGACTTTGTGAAATCGATAGGGAACAATGCATTAGGTGGCGGAGTGGGGCTGCTAACGGAGGAGTGTGGAATAGGGCCGGCTTATGATGGGGAATATTATATAGGGCTAAGTATCTCTAGCGATCATCGATACCGCGACCTGGTCAGTTTGGAGCTATCAAAGGCTTTGGTCCCTGACCAAACATATACGATTAGCTATTATCATAAAACAGGGAACCGGTTTTCGGAATTTAATACCTTGGAGATTGGGCTTTCCAATTCGGATGGATTAAATGACTTTGGGCAGCTGGTTCATCAGCATAAAGGAACCAATAAAAATTGGGAAAAGGAGTCTTTTCAATTTGTCGCCCCTTTTGCAGGGAAATTTATAACCGTGAAATTGTTAATAGGGAATGGCGCCCGAATCCATTTGGATCATTTTGTACTTGATTGCCCTACCGCGCTTGAATTAGGAAATGATACAAGTTATTGTGTTGTACAAGACATCGTTTTAAAACCGATAGGGGATTTTGATACCTACCTTTGGCAGGATGGTACGACCGCGTCCACCTATCAGGTATCGGCACCTGGCCGTTATTTACTTAAAGCAAAGCGTGACAATTGTGTCCTAACAGATTCCATCTTCATCGAAGAAATTGAGTACAACTGTCAATGCCAATTTTATGTGCCTAATGCTTTTTCTCCTAATTTGGACGGACTAAACGATACGTTCCTACCTCAGACGCCTTGTGCCTTACAATCCTATGAGCTTAAAATTTTCGGTAAATGGGGCCAGTTGATTTATCAATCCGCCAACCCAAGTGTAGGTTGGGATGCCAAAAATGGTTTCGATTATTTCCCCAACGGAACCTATGCCTACCTCTTGAAATACCAATTTTCTTACGAAGAAGAACCTTCCCTAAAAAGTGGGAGCTTTTTGTTGCTGCATTAG
- a CDS encoding transglycosylase domain-containing protein yields MKLVIPNDSSFPWWKRKLGEITMLFHQLQDQWYTLKVYEPWAVFLLKIWMLIASVGALGIIGSFSWIILGGFGPIPNPADLKDIKNNLATEVYAADSSLLGRYYFENRSYIPYHQISPPFIHALVATEDARFFHHNGVDLRSSVRVLIKSILIGDRSSGGGSTISQQLAKNLYPRENFGGAIPTLIINKLKEIIIARRLEKCYSKAEIMELYLNTVPFSDNTYGIKVAAHQFFKVLPSQLDESQSAVLVAMLKATSSYHPINFPERSRERRNLVLRQMARFGYLGKKDLDSLQNSPLNLHYSPLNNNEGPATYFREHLRLVLKDLLQTIRKPNGSAYNLYTDGLKIYTSIDARLQQYAEKAVKDHLIELQQSFYDHLGESTPWENDTTLLMAIWRSDRYRTLLSKGQDSLHIDSVFRHPIKMTVFDWERGEQQLKMSPLDSIKYYLSLLNAGFLAIDPHLGQVKAWVGGINHKYFQYDNVKARRQVGSTFKPIVYAAALQHGIHPCWHIPNTKRTYWRHQAWRPKNSDDTYGGWYSMEGGLINSMNTISVNLTMRARPSNVAQLAENMGISDKVPRYPAIALGAVDASLWDMLKVYGTLANRGLSPELSYIKRIETQQGEVLMDFETAIDTCEWRQSLSMDEADLINQMLQAAVDKGTARRLRYRYQFTNQLAGKTGTSQNHSDGWFIGYTPKLVAGVWVGAQSPNVRFRDLRLGQGANTALPVFANFLTKINEDPSLENYKKASFPTPSDEVLAALNCKNVIWPARDSSDTQSAPAIADSVAIAVIPTNNLPASTLTATKETKDINQ; encoded by the coding sequence ATGAAACTTGTCATCCCTAATGACTCTAGCTTCCCTTGGTGGAAAAGGAAGTTGGGTGAAATAACTATGCTGTTTCATCAGCTTCAAGATCAATGGTATACCCTTAAAGTATATGAGCCTTGGGCTGTTTTCTTACTTAAAATTTGGATGCTGATCGCTAGCGTCGGAGCATTGGGCATCATTGGTAGTTTTTCCTGGATTATACTAGGCGGTTTTGGCCCCATTCCCAATCCTGCTGACCTCAAGGACATCAAAAACAACCTCGCAACGGAGGTCTACGCTGCCGACAGCTCGTTACTAGGCCGCTATTATTTTGAAAATCGAAGTTATATTCCTTATCATCAAATTTCTCCTCCTTTTATTCATGCCTTGGTGGCCACAGAAGATGCCCGCTTTTTCCATCACAACGGGGTTGATCTTCGTTCTTCGGTACGGGTGCTAATTAAATCTATTTTGATTGGCGACCGCTCTTCAGGTGGCGGTAGTACCATTAGCCAGCAATTGGCGAAAAACCTTTATCCGAGAGAAAACTTTGGGGGAGCCATTCCTACCTTAATCATCAATAAACTAAAGGAAATTATCATTGCTCGGCGGCTAGAAAAATGCTATAGCAAAGCCGAAATCATGGAACTATACCTGAATACAGTACCATTTAGTGACAATACTTATGGCATAAAAGTGGCGGCACACCAATTTTTCAAAGTCTTGCCCAGCCAGCTCGATGAAAGCCAATCTGCCGTCTTGGTAGCCATGCTGAAGGCAACTTCTAGCTATCATCCGATCAATTTTCCGGAGCGATCCCGCGAAAGACGCAATCTTGTGCTCAGGCAAATGGCACGCTTTGGCTATTTGGGTAAAAAGGATTTGGATTCACTACAAAACAGTCCATTAAACTTACATTACTCTCCTTTGAATAACAACGAAGGGCCTGCCACCTATTTTCGGGAACATCTTCGACTGGTGTTAAAAGATTTGCTCCAAACTATTCGTAAGCCCAATGGTTCCGCTTATAATTTATATACGGATGGCTTAAAGATTTATACTTCGATTGACGCCAGGCTACAGCAATATGCAGAAAAGGCGGTCAAAGACCATCTGATCGAATTACAACAAAGTTTTTATGACCATTTAGGGGAATCCACGCCCTGGGAAAATGACACCACCTTACTTATGGCCATTTGGCGATCAGACCGGTACCGGACATTGCTGAGCAAAGGGCAAGATTCTTTGCACATTGATTCGGTTTTCCGCCATCCGATTAAAATGACTGTTTTCGATTGGGAAAGAGGAGAACAGCAACTTAAAATGAGTCCACTTGACTCCATCAAATATTATCTTTCGTTGCTCAATGCTGGTTTTCTGGCCATTGACCCCCATTTAGGGCAAGTCAAAGCTTGGGTAGGCGGCATTAATCATAAATATTTCCAGTACGACAATGTTAAGGCACGGCGACAAGTTGGTTCTACTTTTAAACCCATCGTCTATGCTGCGGCCTTGCAACATGGCATCCATCCTTGTTGGCATATTCCCAATACCAAACGAACTTATTGGCGCCACCAGGCCTGGCGTCCCAAAAATTCAGACGACACCTATGGTGGCTGGTATTCCATGGAAGGTGGCTTGATCAACTCGATGAATACCATTAGTGTCAACCTTACCATGCGGGCCAGGCCCTCTAATGTTGCCCAATTGGCCGAAAACATGGGAATAAGCGATAAAGTGCCAAGGTACCCCGCCATTGCCCTGGGAGCTGTAGATGCTTCCCTTTGGGATATGCTAAAAGTGTACGGTACTTTGGCCAATCGGGGATTAAGCCCTGAACTAAGTTATATCAAACGAATTGAGACCCAACAGGGGGAAGTTTTAATGGATTTTGAGACGGCCATCGACACTTGCGAGTGGCGGCAATCGCTCTCTATGGATGAAGCAGACCTAATCAACCAAATGTTACAAGCAGCAGTAGACAAAGGGACAGCTCGCCGCTTGCGCTATAGGTACCAATTCACCAATCAGTTGGCTGGCAAAACAGGAACAAGCCAAAACCATTCTGATGGTTGGTTCATTGGTTACACCCCAAAACTGGTAGCTGGCGTTTGGGTAGGTGCGCAGTCTCCAAATGTCCGTTTCAGAGACCTCCGACTTGGACAAGGAGCGAATACCGCCTTGCCTGTTTTTGCTAATTTCCTGACCAAAATCAACGAAGATCCAAGCCTGGAAAACTACAAAAAGGCTAGCTTTCCCACACCATCGGATGAGGTTTTAGCTGCCTTAAACTGCAAAAACGTTATCTGGCCAGCCAGAGATAGTAGTGACACCCAAAGTGCCCCAGCCATAGCTGACAGCGTCGCCATTGCCGTGATTCCGACAAATAATTTACCAGCATCAACCCTAACCGCAACCAAAGAAACAAAAGACATCAATCAGTAA
- a CDS encoding alpha/beta hydrolase-fold protein, with protein sequence MKKLLLLSSLFLLPYLLPAQMGKVFDNLSLPSKILKGERKYAIYLPPDYEHSQRSYPVLYLLHGGGDDQTGWVQFGEVLSITDKAIKDGIATPMIIVMPDANTGQRGYFNDAKNEWRYEDFFFEELMPYVEKTYRIKAEKRYRAVAGLSMGGGGSFMYALHHPELFSSACPLSASCGPLTLEDTKQWLSRREGNSDLSSAQIETYYQKHSAVYQMQNLPVDDLKKVHWYIDCGDDDFLYEGNALVHIAMRKREIPHEFRVRDGAHNWTYWREALPTVLGFVSETFHQH encoded by the coding sequence ATGAAAAAATTATTGCTGCTAAGCAGTTTATTCCTTCTACCCTATCTTTTGCCCGCCCAAATGGGAAAAGTGTTTGATAACCTTTCCTTACCTAGCAAAATCCTAAAAGGGGAACGCAAGTATGCGATCTATTTGCCACCAGATTATGAGCATTCACAGCGGAGTTATCCCGTTTTGTACTTGCTGCATGGCGGAGGGGACGATCAGACTGGCTGGGTGCAGTTTGGAGAGGTGCTTAGTATCACTGATAAGGCGATCAAGGATGGCATTGCCACGCCCATGATCATTGTCATGCCCGATGCCAATACTGGGCAACGCGGTTATTTCAACGATGCCAAGAATGAATGGCGTTATGAGGACTTCTTTTTTGAAGAGTTGATGCCGTATGTGGAAAAAACCTACCGGATCAAAGCCGAAAAGCGTTACCGTGCGGTCGCTGGTCTATCGATGGGCGGCGGCGGTTCTTTCATGTATGCCCTGCATCACCCCGAGCTTTTCTCGTCTGCCTGCCCTTTGAGTGCCAGTTGTGGGCCCCTCACCCTTGAAGACACCAAGCAGTGGCTTAGCCGCCGAGAAGGCAATAGCGACCTCAGTAGTGCACAAATAGAAACCTATTATCAAAAACATAGTGCAGTATACCAGATGCAAAACCTGCCGGTAGATGACTTAAAAAAGGTGCATTGGTATATTGATTGCGGGGACGATGATTTCTTGTATGAGGGTAATGCCCTGGTCCATATTGCGATGCGCAAACGAGAAATTCCGCATGAATTCAGGGTTCGGGATGGCGCACATAATTGGACTTATTGGCGAGAAGCTTTGCCAACGGTTTTGGGTTTTGTTTCTGAAACTTTTCATCAGCATTAA
- a CDS encoding sulfatase, producing the protein MNKISFIGVNRLRDCLKGHLGYYLVLVLFSVSFFSCQTEKENNTPPNVLFIAIDDLRTELGCYGHPLVHSPNLDQIAKEGFLFKRHYVAVPTCGASRYSMLTGMLPQSKAHLKNQAIEEFISQQGEQERPESFVHQLRRNNYYTVGMGKIPHSADGLVYGYLEKPSETKEMPHSWDEFLFDFGKWGTGWNAFFGYADGSNRNDLKGQVKPYESADVPDEGYPDGLTANLAIKKLQELKERQQPFFMGVGFFKPHLPFTAPKKYWDLYDEATLQLSPAPDLPMNVHMASLNNNGEFNNYALGDEKATLEASLSDAYSRKLTHGYYACISYIDAQVGRLVAELKRLDLDKNTIIVVWGDHGWQLGDHRMWGKHTIFEQALNSTFILQMPGQKSHAKVINEIVSTVDIYPTILAACGITQPHPTDGESLLPLLEDAQANNWRNTAYSYFRNGISVRTDRYRLSQYYREETPTIELYDHLNDPFEKENIAAGYPAVVEELMPVLQKGNTGLYERK; encoded by the coding sequence ATGAATAAAATAAGTTTTATTGGGGTTAATCGTTTAAGGGATTGTTTGAAGGGCCATTTAGGTTACTATCTTGTTTTGGTTTTATTTTCGGTCAGCTTTTTTTCTTGTCAAACGGAAAAGGAAAATAACACGCCACCCAATGTCTTATTCATCGCCATCGATGACTTGCGGACAGAGCTGGGGTGTTATGGTCACCCCCTGGTGCATTCGCCGAATCTGGATCAAATAGCCAAGGAGGGATTTCTTTTTAAACGTCATTATGTGGCAGTACCTACCTGCGGTGCTTCCCGCTATAGCATGCTCACGGGCATGCTGCCTCAAAGCAAAGCACACCTTAAAAACCAGGCTATTGAAGAGTTTATATCACAACAAGGAGAGCAAGAACGACCTGAATCTTTTGTACACCAATTGAGGCGAAACAACTACTATACCGTTGGTATGGGCAAGATTCCGCATTCCGCAGACGGCCTGGTCTATGGTTATTTGGAGAAGCCATCGGAGACCAAGGAAATGCCCCATAGTTGGGACGAATTTCTTTTTGATTTCGGGAAATGGGGAACGGGTTGGAATGCTTTTTTTGGCTATGCGGATGGAAGCAATCGCAACGACCTCAAGGGCCAGGTCAAACCCTACGAGTCGGCCGATGTGCCAGATGAAGGGTACCCCGATGGGTTAACTGCCAATTTGGCTATCAAAAAACTGCAGGAACTCAAGGAGCGGCAGCAACCCTTTTTTATGGGGGTGGGCTTTTTCAAACCGCACCTGCCTTTTACCGCACCTAAAAAATACTGGGATTTATATGACGAAGCCACTTTGCAGCTTTCTCCCGCACCTGATCTTCCAATGAATGTACATATGGCGAGTTTAAATAACAACGGAGAGTTTAACAATTATGCACTGGGCGACGAAAAGGCGACGCTGGAGGCTAGCCTTTCGGATGCGTATTCCCGCAAACTTACCCATGGCTATTATGCTTGCATTAGTTACATAGATGCACAGGTAGGAAGGTTGGTAGCAGAATTGAAGCGATTAGATTTGGATAAAAATACGATTATCGTGGTTTGGGGAGACCATGGCTGGCAGCTCGGCGACCATAGAATGTGGGGGAAACATACGATTTTTGAACAGGCGCTCAATAGTACTTTTATCCTGCAAATGCCAGGACAAAAAAGCCATGCTAAGGTAATAAATGAGATTGTTAGTACTGTCGACATTTATCCTACTATTTTAGCCGCTTGCGGAATAACCCAACCCCACCCCACTGATGGCGAAAGCTTGCTTCCGTTGTTGGAAGATGCTCAAGCGAATAACTGGCGAAACACCGCCTACAGCTATTTCCGAAATGGGATTTCTGTTCGTACCGACCGCTATCGCCTATCGCAATACTACCGTGAGGAAACGCCTACCATCGAGTTATATGATCATCTGAATGATCCTTTTGAAAAGGAAAACATTGCTGCGGGTTATCCGGCCGTCGTGGAGGAATTGATGCCCGTTTTGCAAAAGGGGAATACGGGTTTGTATGAAAGGAAATGA
- a CDS encoding alpha-L-arabinofuranosidase C-terminal domain-containing protein: MKKLFNLFMLILMAFSSQAQNSVVINADLGKDTISRHIYGHFSEHLGRCIYGGFYVGEDNTKIPNKQGIRNDVVKALKDLKIPNLRWPGGCFADTYHWKDGIGPKADRPSIVNTWWGGVTEDNSFGTHDFLDMCKMIGAEPYLAANVGSGTVQELSEWVQYVNHNGISPMAKLRKENGREKGWNVKYWGVGNEMWGCGGNMTPEYYANIYKQYATFMTDWSNTGGLFRVASGASSSNYHWTEVMMRDIPHNMLEGIALHHYAVIDWSNKGPGTGFTEDQYFTTMQRALHMEELVQRHVTIMDKYDPKNRVALLVDEWGGWYDVEPGTNPGFLYQQNTMRDAMIAGVSLNIFNNHCDRVKMANIAQTINVLQAVILTEEEKMLLTPTYHVMKMFNVHHDALLLPVDLKTADYTFGNKKLPAVSISASRNKEGVIHLSLVNIDAHQSQKVTIDLRAAAMANIEGTILKSANIDDHNTFDQPDKVKPAVFRQFKRNGNSLEVELPPVSVVVLALK; encoded by the coding sequence ATGAAGAAGTTATTTAATCTTTTTATGCTTATTTTGATGGCCTTCTCCTCCCAGGCACAAAATAGCGTAGTTATTAATGCCGATTTGGGCAAAGACACGATCAGCCGGCATATTTACGGCCATTTTTCCGAACACCTGGGCCGCTGCATCTACGGCGGCTTCTATGTCGGAGAGGATAATACCAAAATTCCAAATAAACAAGGTATCCGAAATGATGTGGTCAAAGCGCTAAAAGACCTGAAAATCCCCAATCTCCGTTGGCCCGGCGGCTGTTTTGCCGATACTTATCATTGGAAAGACGGTATCGGTCCCAAAGCGGATCGCCCGAGCATTGTCAATACCTGGTGGGGTGGGGTAACGGAAGATAATAGTTTTGGAACCCATGACTTCCTCGATATGTGCAAAATGATCGGCGCCGAACCTTATTTGGCGGCCAATGTCGGCAGCGGGACGGTCCAGGAATTATCCGAATGGGTCCAATACGTCAACCATAATGGCATCAGCCCCATGGCCAAACTGCGAAAGGAAAATGGCAGGGAAAAAGGCTGGAATGTTAAGTATTGGGGCGTAGGGAACGAAATGTGGGGCTGTGGTGGCAACATGACCCCTGAATATTACGCCAATATTTATAAACAATATGCCACCTTTATGACCGACTGGTCCAACACTGGCGGTTTATTTAGGGTAGCTTCGGGGGCAAGTTCTTCTAACTACCATTGGACGGAAGTGATGATGCGGGACATTCCTCACAATATGTTGGAAGGTATTGCGCTACACCATTATGCGGTTATTGATTGGAGCAATAAAGGTCCTGGTACGGGTTTTACCGAAGACCAATACTTCACCACGATGCAGCGGGCATTACATATGGAAGAACTGGTCCAGCGACATGTCACCATCATGGATAAATATGATCCCAAAAATCGGGTAGCCTTATTGGTAGATGAATGGGGCGGCTGGTATGATGTGGAACCAGGCACAAATCCTGGGTTTCTATACCAACAAAATACCATGCGAGATGCCATGATCGCTGGCGTTTCCCTCAATATCTTTAACAATCATTGCGATCGGGTTAAAATGGCCAATATTGCCCAGACAATAAATGTATTGCAAGCCGTCATTCTTACGGAGGAGGAAAAAATGCTATTGACGCCCACCTACCATGTCATGAAAATGTTCAATGTGCACCACGACGCATTGTTATTGCCTGTTGACCTGAAAACAGCGGATTATACTTTTGGGAACAAAAAATTGCCCGCCGTTTCTATCTCTGCTTCCAGAAACAAAGAAGGTGTTATTCATCTATCTTTGGTGAATATTGATGCCCATCAGTCACAAAAGGTAACGATAGACCTGCGCGCCGCTGCCATGGCCAACATTGAAGGCACTATCCTGAAATCAGCCAATATTGATGACCACAATACTTTTGATCAACCTGATAAGGTGAAACCTGCTGTATTTAGACAATTTAAACGCAACGGAAATAGCCTGGAGGTGGAATTGCCCCCCGTTTCTGTGGTGGTCCTAGCGCTGAAATAA
- the rhaM gene encoding L-rhamnose mutarotase, which yields MYRNAFKMKLKAGFEAEYKKRHDEIWPELKQLLSASGISDYSIFLDEETLILFAVQQLADDFEPAAIPNHPIVKKWWAYMADIMETNPDHSPVTASLKEVFHMD from the coding sequence ATGTATAGAAATGCCTTTAAAATGAAGCTCAAGGCGGGCTTTGAAGCAGAATATAAAAAACGACACGATGAAATATGGCCGGAATTAAAGCAACTATTATCTGCATCCGGTATTAGTGATTATTCCATTTTTTTAGATGAAGAAACCCTAATCTTGTTTGCTGTTCAGCAGCTGGCAGATGATTTTGAGCCAGCAGCTATTCCCAACCATCCCATCGTGAAAAAATGGTGGGCCTATATGGCCGATATTATGGAAACTAACCCAGATCATTCCCCCGTTACCGCATCGCTAAAGGAGGTGTTTCATATGGACTGA